Proteins encoded in a region of the Ziziphus jujuba cultivar Dongzao chromosome 3, ASM3175591v1 genome:
- the LOC125418714 gene encoding probable disease resistance protein RPP1, producing the protein MELKWDEDQVHLKLKKLDLGYSEYLFQLPNLSGAINLERINLKGCKSLVEIPSFFKDLNKLKYLNLSDCVKLEDGIENLPLSIRDLKLRWTAIISLPESIWKMKYLKELDLSHCQKLEKLPEIPEDCTSSSLG; encoded by the exons ATGGAGCTAAAATGGGATGAGGACCAG GTCCATCTGAAGTTAAAGAAGTTGGATCTTGGATATTCTGAGTACCTTTTTCAATTACCAAACTTGAGTGGGGCTATAAATCTTGAACGTATAAATCTTAAGGGTTGCAAAAGTTTGGTTGAAATTCCTTCATTTTTTAAGGATCTCAACAAGCTTAAGTATCTAAATCTGAGTGATTGCGTCAAGCTGGAAGATGGCATAGAAAACCTTCCATTGAGTATAAGGGATTTAAAATTGCGTTGGACAGCAATTATAAGTCTACCGGAAAGCATTTGGAAGATGAAATATCTCAAGGAGCTGGATCTTTCTCATTGCCAAAAGCTGGAAAAGCTTCCAGAAATCCCGGAGGATTGTACAAGTTCATCTCTTGGATAG